In Cyprinus carpio isolate SPL01 chromosome A14, ASM1834038v1, whole genome shotgun sequence, a single window of DNA contains:
- the LOC109101642 gene encoding seipin-like isoform X1 gives MNQSQTSELQGQRKKLTGAQKREHEVPTMEEFDSEDSGVQDVGPQINGLVGQILETTSALLVRIRQKLLEMALLICVILLVFWVASFLYGSFYYSFMPTDNFITPVYFYSRTDCPSPHHSVCSFPVANVSLLKNGKHQVMTYGQPYQITLELEMPESPANQELGMFLVKMTPYSKAGQIVDVSARSVSTQTRRQAMLHYHSSLLQALGTVVFSPMLLTGASEQKQPVIVELYSEFKDDSYKPTVGAVIEIHSQHIQIYRAHLYIFAQFTGIRYLMYHFPLISALIGVMSNFAFLSLIIVLSFLQFNLGSHRNPGKAVKIQEEKNESDDLNDQSEPQNKENVDAMECNSVEVEESIPDMGVEESDDDSREVAEDEPICEAGDGEMIL, from the exons ATGAATCAAAGTCAGACATCAGAGCTTCAAGGGCAGAGGAAGAAACTCACAGGAGCTCAAAAACGGGAACATGAGGTG CCCACTATGGAGGAGTTCGATTCTGAGGACTCTGGTGTTCAAGATGTGGGACCTCAAATCAACGGGCTGGTGGGCCAGATCCTGGAGACAACGTCAGCGCTGTTGGTGCGGATCAGACAGAAGCTTCTGGAAATGGCTCTTCTGATCTGTGTGATTCTGCTGGTGTTCTGGGTGGCTTCATTCCTCTATGGCAGTTTCTATTATTCCTTTATGCCCACCGACAATTTCATCACACCTGTCTACTTTTACAG CAGGACTGATTGTCCGTCTCCTCATCACTCTGTGTGTTCTTTCCCTGTGGCTAATGTCTCTTTACTGAAAAATGGAAAACATCAG GTAATGACATACGGTCAGCCCTATCAGATCACACTAGAGCTGGAAATGCCTGAGTCTCCAGCCAATCAGGAGCTGGGAATGTTCCTAGTGAAGATGACTCCCTATTCTAAAGCTGGTCAGATTGTTGACGTATCAGCCCGTTCTGTAAGTACACAAACGAGGAGACAG gcAATGCTCCATTATCACTCCTCTCTTCTTCAGGCTCTGGGCACAGTGGTCTTCTCCCCCATGCTGTTAACAGGAGCATCCGAGCAAAAGCAGCCAGTCATAGTGGAGCTGTACTCTGAATTCAAAGATGATTCT TACAAACCCACTGTTGGAGCCGTCATTGAGATCCATTCCCAGCATATTCAGATCTACAGAGCTCATCTCTACATCTTCGCTCAATTTACAGGCATCAG GTACCTGATGTATCACTTCCCCTTGATATCAGCACTGATCGGGGTGATGAGTAACTTTGCTTTCCTCAGTTTGATCATCGTTCTCAGCTTCCTGCAGTTTAATCTGGGCAGTCACAGGAATCCTGGAAAG GCTGTTAAGATACAAGAGGAAAAGAATGAATCAGATGACCTGAATGATCAGTCTGAACCCCAGAATAAAG AAAATGTAGACGCCATGGAGTGCAATTCAGTGGAGGTGGAAGAATCCATTCCAGACATGGGAGTGGAGGAGAGTGACGATGACTCCAGAGAAGTTGCTGAAGATGAACCCATCTGTGAGGCTGGGGATGGAGAAATGATTTTGTAG
- the LOC109101642 gene encoding seipin-like isoform X2, with amino-acid sequence MNQSQTSELQGQRKKLTGAQKREHEVPTMEEFDSEDSGVQDVGPQINGLVGQILETTSALLVRIRQKLLEMALLICVILLVFWVASFLYGSFYYSFMPTDNFITPVYFYRTDCPSPHHSVCSFPVANVSLLKNGKHQVMTYGQPYQITLELEMPESPANQELGMFLVKMTPYSKAGQIVDVSARSVSTQTRRQAMLHYHSSLLQALGTVVFSPMLLTGASEQKQPVIVELYSEFKDDSYKPTVGAVIEIHSQHIQIYRAHLYIFAQFTGIRYLMYHFPLISALIGVMSNFAFLSLIIVLSFLQFNLGSHRNPGKAVKIQEEKNESDDLNDQSEPQNKENVDAMECNSVEVEESIPDMGVEESDDDSREVAEDEPICEAGDGEMIL; translated from the exons ATGAATCAAAGTCAGACATCAGAGCTTCAAGGGCAGAGGAAGAAACTCACAGGAGCTCAAAAACGGGAACATGAGGTG CCCACTATGGAGGAGTTCGATTCTGAGGACTCTGGTGTTCAAGATGTGGGACCTCAAATCAACGGGCTGGTGGGCCAGATCCTGGAGACAACGTCAGCGCTGTTGGTGCGGATCAGACAGAAGCTTCTGGAAATGGCTCTTCTGATCTGTGTGATTCTGCTGGTGTTCTGGGTGGCTTCATTCCTCTATGGCAGTTTCTATTATTCCTTTATGCCCACCGACAATTTCATCACACCTGTCTACTTTTACAG GACTGATTGTCCGTCTCCTCATCACTCTGTGTGTTCTTTCCCTGTGGCTAATGTCTCTTTACTGAAAAATGGAAAACATCAG GTAATGACATACGGTCAGCCCTATCAGATCACACTAGAGCTGGAAATGCCTGAGTCTCCAGCCAATCAGGAGCTGGGAATGTTCCTAGTGAAGATGACTCCCTATTCTAAAGCTGGTCAGATTGTTGACGTATCAGCCCGTTCTGTAAGTACACAAACGAGGAGACAG gcAATGCTCCATTATCACTCCTCTCTTCTTCAGGCTCTGGGCACAGTGGTCTTCTCCCCCATGCTGTTAACAGGAGCATCCGAGCAAAAGCAGCCAGTCATAGTGGAGCTGTACTCTGAATTCAAAGATGATTCT TACAAACCCACTGTTGGAGCCGTCATTGAGATCCATTCCCAGCATATTCAGATCTACAGAGCTCATCTCTACATCTTCGCTCAATTTACAGGCATCAG GTACCTGATGTATCACTTCCCCTTGATATCAGCACTGATCGGGGTGATGAGTAACTTTGCTTTCCTCAGTTTGATCATCGTTCTCAGCTTCCTGCAGTTTAATCTGGGCAGTCACAGGAATCCTGGAAAG GCTGTTAAGATACAAGAGGAAAAGAATGAATCAGATGACCTGAATGATCAGTCTGAACCCCAGAATAAAG AAAATGTAGACGCCATGGAGTGCAATTCAGTGGAGGTGGAAGAATCCATTCCAGACATGGGAGTGGAGGAGAGTGACGATGACTCCAGAGAAGTTGCTGAAGATGAACCCATCTGTGAGGCTGGGGATGGAGAAATGATTTTGTAG
- the LOC109101642 gene encoding seipin-like isoform X3, which produces MNQSQTSELQGQRKKLTGAQKREHEVPTMEEFDSEDSGVQDVGPQINGLVGQILETTSALLVRIRQKLLEMALLICVILLVFWVASFLYGSFYYSFMPTDNFITPVYFYSRTDCPSPHHSVCSFPVANVSLLKNGKHQVMTYGQPYQITLELEMPESPANQELGMFLVKMTPYSKAGQIVDVSARSAMLHYHSSLLQALGTVVFSPMLLTGASEQKQPVIVELYSEFKDDSYKPTVGAVIEIHSQHIQIYRAHLYIFAQFTGIRYLMYHFPLISALIGVMSNFAFLSLIIVLSFLQFNLGSHRNPGKAVKIQEEKNESDDLNDQSEPQNKENVDAMECNSVEVEESIPDMGVEESDDDSREVAEDEPICEAGDGEMIL; this is translated from the exons ATGAATCAAAGTCAGACATCAGAGCTTCAAGGGCAGAGGAAGAAACTCACAGGAGCTCAAAAACGGGAACATGAGGTG CCCACTATGGAGGAGTTCGATTCTGAGGACTCTGGTGTTCAAGATGTGGGACCTCAAATCAACGGGCTGGTGGGCCAGATCCTGGAGACAACGTCAGCGCTGTTGGTGCGGATCAGACAGAAGCTTCTGGAAATGGCTCTTCTGATCTGTGTGATTCTGCTGGTGTTCTGGGTGGCTTCATTCCTCTATGGCAGTTTCTATTATTCCTTTATGCCCACCGACAATTTCATCACACCTGTCTACTTTTACAG CAGGACTGATTGTCCGTCTCCTCATCACTCTGTGTGTTCTTTCCCTGTGGCTAATGTCTCTTTACTGAAAAATGGAAAACATCAG GTAATGACATACGGTCAGCCCTATCAGATCACACTAGAGCTGGAAATGCCTGAGTCTCCAGCCAATCAGGAGCTGGGAATGTTCCTAGTGAAGATGACTCCCTATTCTAAAGCTGGTCAGATTGTTGACGTATCAGCCCGTTCT gcAATGCTCCATTATCACTCCTCTCTTCTTCAGGCTCTGGGCACAGTGGTCTTCTCCCCCATGCTGTTAACAGGAGCATCCGAGCAAAAGCAGCCAGTCATAGTGGAGCTGTACTCTGAATTCAAAGATGATTCT TACAAACCCACTGTTGGAGCCGTCATTGAGATCCATTCCCAGCATATTCAGATCTACAGAGCTCATCTCTACATCTTCGCTCAATTTACAGGCATCAG GTACCTGATGTATCACTTCCCCTTGATATCAGCACTGATCGGGGTGATGAGTAACTTTGCTTTCCTCAGTTTGATCATCGTTCTCAGCTTCCTGCAGTTTAATCTGGGCAGTCACAGGAATCCTGGAAAG GCTGTTAAGATACAAGAGGAAAAGAATGAATCAGATGACCTGAATGATCAGTCTGAACCCCAGAATAAAG AAAATGTAGACGCCATGGAGTGCAATTCAGTGGAGGTGGAAGAATCCATTCCAGACATGGGAGTGGAGGAGAGTGACGATGACTCCAGAGAAGTTGCTGAAGATGAACCCATCTGTGAGGCTGGGGATGGAGAAATGATTTTGTAG
- the LOC109101642 gene encoding seipin-like isoform X4, which yields MNQSQTSELQGQRKKLTGAQKREHEVPTMEEFDSEDSGVQDVGPQINGLVGQILETTSALLVRIRQKLLEMALLICVILLVFWVASFLYGSFYYSFMPTDNFITPVYFYRTDCPSPHHSVCSFPVANVSLLKNGKHQVMTYGQPYQITLELEMPESPANQELGMFLVKMTPYSKAGQIVDVSARSAMLHYHSSLLQALGTVVFSPMLLTGASEQKQPVIVELYSEFKDDSYKPTVGAVIEIHSQHIQIYRAHLYIFAQFTGIRYLMYHFPLISALIGVMSNFAFLSLIIVLSFLQFNLGSHRNPGKAVKIQEEKNESDDLNDQSEPQNKENVDAMECNSVEVEESIPDMGVEESDDDSREVAEDEPICEAGDGEMIL from the exons ATGAATCAAAGTCAGACATCAGAGCTTCAAGGGCAGAGGAAGAAACTCACAGGAGCTCAAAAACGGGAACATGAGGTG CCCACTATGGAGGAGTTCGATTCTGAGGACTCTGGTGTTCAAGATGTGGGACCTCAAATCAACGGGCTGGTGGGCCAGATCCTGGAGACAACGTCAGCGCTGTTGGTGCGGATCAGACAGAAGCTTCTGGAAATGGCTCTTCTGATCTGTGTGATTCTGCTGGTGTTCTGGGTGGCTTCATTCCTCTATGGCAGTTTCTATTATTCCTTTATGCCCACCGACAATTTCATCACACCTGTCTACTTTTACAG GACTGATTGTCCGTCTCCTCATCACTCTGTGTGTTCTTTCCCTGTGGCTAATGTCTCTTTACTGAAAAATGGAAAACATCAG GTAATGACATACGGTCAGCCCTATCAGATCACACTAGAGCTGGAAATGCCTGAGTCTCCAGCCAATCAGGAGCTGGGAATGTTCCTAGTGAAGATGACTCCCTATTCTAAAGCTGGTCAGATTGTTGACGTATCAGCCCGTTCT gcAATGCTCCATTATCACTCCTCTCTTCTTCAGGCTCTGGGCACAGTGGTCTTCTCCCCCATGCTGTTAACAGGAGCATCCGAGCAAAAGCAGCCAGTCATAGTGGAGCTGTACTCTGAATTCAAAGATGATTCT TACAAACCCACTGTTGGAGCCGTCATTGAGATCCATTCCCAGCATATTCAGATCTACAGAGCTCATCTCTACATCTTCGCTCAATTTACAGGCATCAG GTACCTGATGTATCACTTCCCCTTGATATCAGCACTGATCGGGGTGATGAGTAACTTTGCTTTCCTCAGTTTGATCATCGTTCTCAGCTTCCTGCAGTTTAATCTGGGCAGTCACAGGAATCCTGGAAAG GCTGTTAAGATACAAGAGGAAAAGAATGAATCAGATGACCTGAATGATCAGTCTGAACCCCAGAATAAAG AAAATGTAGACGCCATGGAGTGCAATTCAGTGGAGGTGGAAGAATCCATTCCAGACATGGGAGTGGAGGAGAGTGACGATGACTCCAGAGAAGTTGCTGAAGATGAACCCATCTGTGAGGCTGGGGATGGAGAAATGATTTTGTAG
- the LOC109101639 gene encoding inositol-trisphosphate 3-kinase B-like codes for MKDWQLGFSSSRAQNNQTGVSSIFGENFPQSGFMKGLDSPPERMSTLSEKKSNGSDGESMRDAIEERIFDFSASSITQSNHIKKTGFRARPKLASAHAVLSSKLEDPTEMQTNAYEEPEDVKPKPLEHVCMDPLPIAAGETTKNEDVEEQKVKERVTAGENLVEEGSKVALNAATRKSLWRRKIEPRERLKEGMRERLGASVESIDESNEADFSNKRLHKKKSWGSRQRNTQTLGSSRDGEHFMEASVEKDGEEELVPHPVLSRVLFHSSASSSSSFNNSSAESDEVFSENEDTATRRQTMKKCRSWRTFLTMMQWSKRTQSSWIQLAGHQGNVRLSEGGEVLKRFCEVEAVCLQVLMSDALCQFVPHYFGHISQDGEQYIRLEDLLSGLKNPVIMDCKMGVRTYQEEEISKARSNAIVRSDMYQKMVKVDPAAPTAEEHAQRGVTKLRYLQWRDDSSSTSSLGFRIEGIVMGNGKVLRDFYKTRTEAQVTETLLTFTRRQVHILEAYESRLQALNKALKESNFFNRHEIIGSSLLFVHDCSNKANIWMIDFGKTIPTPEDVQLRHDVPWMEGNREDGYLIGLTSLITLLGEAIKQAGEQS; via the exons ATGAAAGATTGGCAACTCGG ATTCTCTTCTTCTAGAGCTCAAAATAACCAAACAGGAGTTTCATCCATTTTTGGTGAGAATTTTCCTCAAAGCGGCTTCATGAAAGGCTTGGATTCTCCTCCAGAAAGAATGAGCACATTGTCAGAGAAGAAGAGCAATGGAAGTGATGGGGAGAGCATGagagatgccatagaagaaaGGATTTTTGATTTCTCCGCGTCTTCGATAACTCAAAGTAATCATATCAAGAAAACAGGCTTCAGAGCCAGACCTAAACTGGCTTCTGCTCATGCCGTCCTTTCATCCAAGCTAGAAGACCCaacagaaatgcaaacaaatgcatATGAGGAACCAGAGGACGTGAAACCAAAACCTCTGGAACATGTTTGCATGGATCCCCTACCAATAGCTGCTGGAGAAACAACCAAGAACGAAGACGTGGAAGAGcagaaagtgaaagagagagtgaCGGCAGGTGAAAATCTTGTTGAAGAGGGTTCAAAAGTGGCGTTGAATGCAGCAACTAGGAAAAGCCTGTGGAGAAGAAAGATCGAACCGAGGGAAAGACTGAAGGAAGGGATGCGGGAAAGGCTGGGAGCAAGTGTGGAGAGTATCGATGAGAGTAACGAGGCAGATTTCAGCAACAAACGACTGCACAAGAAGAAGAGTTGGGGTTcaagacagagaaacacacaaacgCTTGGGTCATCACGGGATGGAGAACATTTTATGGAGGCAAGTGTGGAGAAAGATGGTGAGGAAGAATTAGTTCCACACCCTGTTCTCTCCCGGGTTCTCTTTCACTCCTCagcttcatcctcctcttccttcaACAACTCCTCAGCAGAAAGCGATGAGGTTTTCAGTGAAAATGAGGACACTGCCACCCGGAGGCAGACCATGAAGAAG TGTCGATCTTGGAGAACGTTTTTGACCATGATGCAGTGGTCTAAACGTACACAAAGCTCATGGATCCAGCTAGCAGGTCACCAAG GTAACGTGAGGCTGAGTGAGGGTGGCGAGGTGCTGAAGAGGTTTTGCGAGGTTGAGGCCGTCTGTCTGCAGGTCCTCATGTCTGATGCACTCTGTCAGTTTGTGCCTCATTATTTCGGGCACATCAGTCAGGACGGAGAGCAATACATCCGTCTAGAGGATCTGCTTAGCGGGCtcaaaaatcctgtcatcatggACTGCAAAATGGGTGTGCG GACATACCAAGAGGAGGAGATAAGTAAGGCCAGGAGCAACGCCATTGTGCGCTCTGATATGTATCAAAAGATGGTGAAAGTAGATCCGGCAGCTCCTACTGCAGAAGAACATGCACAAAGAGGTGTAACCAAGCTGCGTTACCTGCAGTGGAGGGATGACAGCAGTTCCACCTCGTCACTGGGTTTCCGCATAGAAGGCATTGTG atgGGAAATGGTAAAGTATTACGAGACTTTTACAAGACACGCACAGAGGCTCAAGTGACAGAAACACTGTTAACCTTCACCAGGAGGCAGGTTCATATTCTA GAGGCCTACGAATCCAGATTACAGGCACTGAACAAAGCACTCAAGGAGTCAAACTTTTTCAACAGACATGAG ATTATAGGCAGCTCTTTACTTTTCGTCCACGACTGCAGCAACAAAGCAAATATATGGATGATAGATTTTGGAAAGACCATCCCAACCCCAGAGGATGTCCAGCTGAGGCATGATGTTCCGTGGATGGAGGGAAACAGGGAAGATGGGTACCTCATCGGACTGACCTCACTCATCACTCTGCTGGGGGAAGCCATCAAGCAAGCAGGGGAGCAAAGCTGA
- the LOC109084652 gene encoding nuclear cap-binding protein subunit 1-like, whose amino-acid sequence MSRRRHSDEGDAGSQPHKRRRTSEPIEIEDRLESLICRVGEKSTSSLESNLEGLAGVLEADLPNYKGKILRILCAVARLLPEKLTVYTTLVGLLNARNYNFGGEFVEAMIRQLKETLKSNLYSEALYLVRFLSDLVNCHVIAAPSMVAMFENFVSVTQEEDIPQVRSDWYVYAVLSSLPWVGKELYEKKDVEMDRLFNQIEGYLKRRQKTHVPMLQVWTAEKPHPQEEYLDCLWAQVQKLKKDRWQERHILRPYIAFDSVLCEALQHNLPPFTPPAHSDDAVYPMPHVVFRMFDYTDAPEVHVFLSVARSHSFQQFVIEENLHCIIKSHWRESNTCAAQLLSYPGKNKIPLNYHIVEVIFGELFQLPSPPHIDVMYTALLIELCKLQPGSLPQVLAQATEMMYMRLDTMNTICIDRLINWFSHHLSNFQFRWSWDDWADCLTQDIEKPKPKFVKEVLEKCMRLSYHQRIVDIVPPSFSALIPANPVCSYKYEEETECPLPGLAMATTVSNAIKNRASNEEILIVLKDVPNPNQDDDDDEGDGFNPLKIEVFLQTLLHLAAKSFSHSFSALAKFHEVLKNLTDSDEGKLHILRVLYEFWRNHPQMISVLVDKLIRTQIVDCAAVANWIFSPEMAHDFTRFYVWEILHSTIRKMNKHVQKIQKELDEAKEKLEKHQNKKQRDSGDEEDMEKNSEDEEGQLEEQIERLQEKVESAQSEQKNLFLVIFQRFIMLLTEHLVRCETSGVDINTTWYKNCIERLQQIFLMHHVIIQQYMGTLENLLFTAELDHHILAVYQQFCALQL is encoded by the exons ATGTCGAGGCGAAGGCACAGCGATGAGGGTGATG CCGGCTCCCAGCCTCACAAAAGGAGGAGGACGTCTGAACCCATTGAGATTGAAGACCGCCTAGAGTCGCTGATATGTCGAGTGGGAGAGAAG AGTACGTCCTCCTTAGAGAGCAATTTGGAGGGTCTTGCTGGTGTCCTGGAGGCAGATCTTCCTAATTATAAAGGCAAAATCCTGCGCATCTTATGTGCTGT TGCAAGGCTTTTGCCGGAGAAGTTGACGGTGTACACAACACTAGTGGGACTTCTCAACGCTCGCAACTACAACTTTGGAGGAGAGTTTGTGGAGGCCATGATCCGACAACTTAAGGAGACACTAAAATCAAACCTTTACTCTGAGGCCCTTTATTTG GTGCGCTTTCTCAGTGACCTGGTGAACTGTCATGTCATCGCGGCTCCATCCATGGTTGCTATGTTTGAGAACTTTGTCAGTGTCACACAGGAAGAAGACATACCACAG GTGCGGTCTGACTGGTATGTGTATGCTGTGCTGTCCAGTCTGCCTTGGGTTGGCAAGGAACTGTATGAGAAGAAGGATGTGGAAATGGATCGCTTGTTCAACCAAATTGAGGGATATTTAAA GCGGCGTCAGAAGACTCATGTTCCTATGCTGCAGGTGTGGACTGCAGAAAAGCCCCACCCACAGGAAGAG TATCTGGACTGTCTCTGGGCTCAGGTGCAGAAGCTGAAGAAGGACCGCTGGCAGGAGCGTCACATCCTGCGGCCTTATATTGCGTTTGACAGTGTGCTGTGTGAAGCCCTGCAGCACAACCTGCCCCCTTTCACACCTCCAGCCCACTCTGATGATGCTGTCTACCCTATGCCCCATGTCGTCTTCAGAATGTTCGACTACACTGATGCCCCAGAGGTGCA tgtgtttctgtctgttgcAAGAAGCCATTCATTCCAGCAATTTGTGATTGAGGAGAACCTGCACTGCATCATCAAGTCTCACTGGAGGGAGAGTAACACCT gtGCTGCCCAATTGCTCAGCTACCCTGGAAAAAACAAGATTCCCCTTAACTACCATATTGTGGAG GTGATATTTGGCGAGTTATTCCAGCTGCCCAGTCCTCCTCACATTGATGTCATGTACACTGCGTTACTCATTGAGCTCTGCAAACTGCAACCAGGCTCATTACCACAAGTT CTCGCTCAAGCCACAGAAATGATGTATATGAGGCTGGACACAATGAACACAATCTGTATAGACCG gcTCATCAACTGGTTCTCGCATCATTTGAGTAACTTCCAGTTCAGATGGAGCTGGGATGACTG GGCTGACTGCCTGACTCAAGACATTGAAAAGCCCAAACCCAAGTTCGTTAAAGAGGTTTTGGAAAAGTGTATGAG GTTGTCATACCATCAGCGGATAGTGGACATTGTTCCTCCGAGTTTCTCTGCCCTGATCCCGGCTAACCCTGTGTGCAGCTATAAGTATGAAGAGGAGACTGAGT gTCCATTACCAGGATTAGCTATGGCAACTACAGTGAGTAACGCTATTAAAAACCGGGCGTCTAATGAGGAGATCCTTATTGTTCTAAAAGATGTCCCTAATCCAAaccaggatgatgatgatg ATGAGGGCGATGGCTTCAACCCTCTAAAGATTGAAGTGTTCCTGCAGACGCTGCTCCATTTGGCTGCGAAGTCTTTCAGTCATTCCTTCAGTGCCCTGGCCAA GTTCCATGAGGTTCTGAAGAACCTTACAGACAGTGATGAGGGGAAACTGCACATCCTCAGGGTTCTGTATGAGTTCTGGAGGAACCATCCTCAG ATGATCTCCGTGTTGGTGGACAAGTTGATACGGACCCAGATTGTGGACTGTGCAGCTGTGGCCAACTGGATATTTTCTCCCGAAATGGCTCATGATTTCACCAG GTTTTATGTGTGGGAGATTCTCCATTCGACCATCCGGAAGATGAACAAACACGTGCAGAAGATCCAGAAAGAGTTGGATGAGGCAAAAGAAAAGCTGGAGAAGCATCAGAACAAAAAG CAGCGGGACAGCGGCGATGAAGAGGACATGGAGAAGAACAGTGAGGATGAGGAGGGTCAGTTGGAGGAACAGATCGAGAGGCTGCAGGAGAAAGTCGAGTCGGCCCAGAGCGAACAGAAGAACCTTTTCCTTGTTATATTCCAG cgCTTCATTATGTTACTGACAGAGCACCTGGTTCGCTGTGAAACGAGTGGCGTAGACATCAACACCACCTGGTACAAGAACTGCATCGAGAGGCTACAGCAGATCTTCCTCATG CATCATGTGATCATCCAGCAGTATATGGGCACCCTGGAGAACCTGCTGTTCACCGCTGAGCTCGACCATCATATCCTGGCTGTTTACCAGCAGTTCTGTGCTCTTCAGCTCTGA
- the LOC109084526 gene encoding solute carrier family 49 member A3-like, translated as MDDAAGSAESEDGRSHLDARNTAAEFRVYKTRLFILFVLCLLNCSNAMVWLTFAPVADQTAQYLRVSLNLVNWLSLVYVVVAIFFSLITTWVLDSLGLRFSVYREILLYANHMLSCIPERAMFPMVMGGQTLCAFAQPLVIFAPTKLAALWFPDHQRATANMMASMANAVGLLLANIFSPMILSYTNTLFMLLLIYAIPATVACFLATVGIRERFPPTPPSASMVTPSSEFFLHEVKLLLTNKAYMVLLVCFGSGMGVFTCFSTLLEQILCVKGYSNDFAGLCGAVAIVFGVLGAFLLGLYVDKTKKFTEVTKINMCLTSLGCSVFAVVSQLCDLIRQIQAALYLLLLQALAKPMVESPLSVCATGTDANLSWTVPVLVMAGLCTLGTCCFVGFFHTDYRRLSAEATASPNRVTDQSTGGDTWANSTDA; from the exons ATGGATGATGCTGCTGGGAGCGCGGAGAGTGAAGATGGTCGGTCTCACCTGGACGCAAGAAACACGGCTGCTGAGTTCAGAGTTTACAAAACGAGATTGTTCATCTTATTTGTACTCTGCCTGCTAAACTGTTCTAACGCAATG GTATGGCTGACTTTTGCACCTGTGGCCGACCAGACAGCACAATATCTGCGAGTCTCTCTAAATCTGGTCAACTGGCTGTCACTAGTCTATGTAGTGGTTGCTATCTTCTTCAGTTTGATCACAACATGGGTGCTGGACTCACTGGGACTGCGCTTCTCGGTATACAGAGagatattact ttatgctaATCACATGTTGAGCTGCATCCCCGAACGGGCCATGTTCCCTATGGTCATGGGGGGCCAGACGTTGTGTGCCTTTGCCCAGCCTTTGGTCATCTTTGCCCCCACCAAGCTGGCAGCTCTCTGGTTCCCTGATCACCAGAGGGCCACGGCTAACATGATGGCTTCCATGG CTAATGCTGTTGGGCTTCTCTTAGCGAATATCTTCTCTCCAATGATACTTAGTTACACCAATACTCTTTTCATGCTG CTCTTGATATATGCTATACCTGCCACCGTAGCCTGTTTCCTAGCAACAGTGGGGATCCGTGAACGCTTTCCCCCCACACCCCCTTCTGCCAGCATGGTGACCCCCAGCTCTGAATTTTTTCTACATGAGGTGAAACTG CTACTGACAAACAAAGCATACATGGTcctgctggtgtgttttggttCAGGAATGGGGGTATTCACTTGCTTTTCCACCTTGCTGGAGCAGATACTTTGTGTTAAGGGCTACTCAAAT GACTTTGCAGGACTGTGCGGTGCAGTTGCTATTGTATTTGGTGTTCTGGGTGCTTTTCTCCTTGGCCTGTACGTGGACAAGACCAAGAAGTTTACAGAAGTCACTAAAATAAACATGTGTCTGACATCCCTGGGCTGCTCGGTTTTTGCAGTG GTTTCCCAGTTGTGTGatt taatCAGACAAATTCAGGCTGCCCTTTATCTACTCCTACTACAAGCGCTGGCCAAACCAATGGTAGAATCTCCATTATCTGTATGTGCAACTGGAACAGATGCCAATTTGAGCTGGACAG TGCCAGTGCTGGTGATGGCAGGCCTGTGTACTCTGGGCACCTGCTGCTTTGTTGGCTTTTTCCACACGGATTACCGGAGACTCAGTGCGGAAGCCACAGCCTCACCAAACAGGGTGACAGACCAGTCAACAGGAGGAGACACCTGGGCAAACAGCACTGATGCATAA